A single Macaca fascicularis isolate 582-1 chromosome 13, T2T-MFA8v1.1 DNA region contains:
- the GPR45 gene encoding probable G-protein coupled receptor 45 encodes MNRKSQLVLTKADVSPQDHSSAPEVHRHPGTCSRQTKNGSHRSAEGSPPGHFCPSSKGLSTMACNSTSLEAYAYLLLNTSNASDSGSTPLPAPLRISLAAVMLLMTVVGFLGNTVVCIIVYQRPAMRSAINLLLATLAFSDIMLSLCCMPFTAVTLITVRWHFGDNFCRLSATLYWFFVLEGVAILLIISVDRFLIIVQRQDKLNPRRAKVIIAVSWVLSFCIAGPSLTGWTLVEVPARAPQCVLGYTELPADRAYVVTLVVAVFFAPFGVMLCAYMCILNTVRKNAVRVHNQSDSLDLRQLTRAGLRRLQRQQQVSVDLSFKTKAFTTILILFVGFSLCWLPHSIYSLLSVFSQRFYCGSSFYATSTCVLWLSYLKSVFNPIVYCWRIKKFREACIELLPQTFQILPKVPERIRRRIQPSTVYVCNENQSAV; translated from the coding sequence ATGAATCGTAAATCCCAGCTAGTGCTCACAAAGGCGGACGTTTCTCCCCAAGACCATTCCAGTGCCCCAGAGGTCCACAGACATCCAGGAACATGCAGCCGGCAGACAAAAAATGGCAGCCACCGAAGCGCTGAGGGGAGCCCTCCTGGCCACTTCTGTCCCAGCTCCAAGGGTCTCTCCACGATGGCCTGCAACAGCACGTCCCTCGAGGCTTACGCATACCTGCTGCTGAACACCAGCAACGCCTCGGACTCCGGATCCACCCCGCTGCCCGCACCCCTGAGGATCTCCTTGGCCGCAGTGATGCTGCTGATGACCGTGGTGGGGTTCCTGGGCAACACTGTGGTCTGCATCATCGTGTACCAGAGGCCGGCTATGCGCTCGGCCATCAACCTGCTGCTGGCCACCCTGGCCTTCTCGGACATCATGCTTTCCCTCTGCTGCATGCCCTTCACCGCCGTCACCCTCATCACCGTGCGCTGGCACTTTGGGGACAACTTCTGCCGCCTCTCAGCCACGCTCTACTGGTTTTTCGTCCTGGAGGGCGTGGCCATCCTGCTCATCATCAGCGTGGACCGCTTCCTCATCATCGTCCAGCGCCAGGACAAGCTGAACCCGCGCAGGGCCAAGGTGATCATCGCGGTCTCCTGGGTGCTGTCCTTCTGCATCGCGGGGCCCTCGCTCACCGGCTGGACGTTGGTGGAGGTGCCGGCACGGGCCCCACAGTGCGTGCTGGGCTACACGGAGCTCCCCGCCGACCGCGCCTACGTGGTCACCTTGGTGGTGGCCGTGTTTTTCGCGCCCTTCGGCGTCATGCTGTGCGCCTACATGTGCATCCTCAACACGGTCCGCAAGAACGCCGTGCGCGTGCACAACCAGTCGGACAGCCTGGACCTGCGACAGCTCACCAGGGCGGGCCTGCGGCGCCTGCAGCGGCAGCAACAGGTCAGCGTGGACTTGAGCTTCAAGACCAAGGCCTTCACCACCATCCTGATCCTCTTCGTGGGCTTCTCCCTCTGCTGGCTGCCCCACTCCATCTACAGCCTCCTCTCTGTATTCAGCCAGCGCTTTTACTGCGGTTCCTCCTTCTATGCCACCAGCACCTGCGTCCTGTGGCTCAGTTACCTCAAGTCCGTCTTCAACCCCATCGTCTACTGCTGGAGAATCAAAAAATTCCGCGAGGCCTGCATAGAGTTGCTGCCCCAGACCTTCCAAATCCTCCCCAAAGTGCCTGAGCGGATCCGAAGGAGAATCCAGCCGAGCACAGTCTACGTGTGCAACGAAAACCAGTCTGCGGTTTAG